The DNA region GATTATTTTACCTTCCACAGTCTCATAGATTGTAGGTTTTAATCTAGGTTTGATTCTAGGTCGACTAAGCCCAGAAGCAGCTGAGCCGCGACACGCCTGATCCGCCATGTTTGGACACAATAAAGTGACCATTCACATGCAACAAATGGAGGGAATGTTGATTCATGTCGAATCAGTAGACATTGAGagttttatatgaataattaatttgacCAGTTGATTGTTCGGTCAAGTTAATACATAAAATTTGATAAATGCTATGTATAAATGGTGTACTGTTTATGAAACAATAGTTTGTATGAGATTTATATGTGtgatacagtataatgcacactATGGTTTAAAGGTTTGAGGTTaggaagagatttaaaaaaaaaaaaaaagaaatgaacatctatttagcaaggatgcattaaattgatctaaagagaattataatgttacaaaaatatctatatcaaataaatgctgttcttttgaaattcaaaattatatttataaaagactactgaaaaagttttacaaaatataagcagtttaaacactgataataagaaatgtttcttaaaatattagaataatttgtgatggatcatgtgacactgaagcctggagtaatgatgctgaaaattcagctttgatcacgggaataaattacattttacaatgtattcacatagaaaacataattgtaataatatttcccaggataactgtttttactgtatttttgatcaaataaatgcagccttggtgagcagaggagaccccaaacattttaagGTTAGTGTACATCATCCTTTTCCTTTTCTAGTAAAAGCTACAGAACGGTATGTGGCCTGTAGGTGTGACCTCAAGAATAATTTACCCTCTGCTAGAAATATATACTGAAACTAGCTCTACTTACTTGGAAGGTACATTCATTTTACATGCATAAAACCTCtcatacatttacattcaccAACTCAGTTgaatggacaaaaataaaaagagacaccaaaattgtgcatatttgtacatttacttCTATAACATCTTCTTGAAGTACAGTACGTGCAGAATGGATATGTGGGATATTTTTCCATTGATAGTGAAATAAATGTAGGGCATCTTAAGCCAGGAAGTACTTGTGACTCAGTCATGCTGAAGAAAACATTCTTTACAGTGATTTAAGCCCACACAAGCATGTGGTAAACTAGTAAACTGGTATGCAGATCCATTTAAGAACAGACAATACATCTAAGCAGAGGAATACTGACGTAACAGCACAGCTCAGGTTCCACTAAACCTGTGCAAACTCAAGTGATCATCTTAGGTGAGCAGATTAAGTCTTAATCCCATCTTTAGTTTGCATACTTGACGTTCTTCAAAGCATTTGGCAGTGTTCAAGAGTTAAGAAGAGATGTTTATGGGTTTAAGACAATGACATGACATTTTGTGGAATGTGTCGCGTGTAAGATTTAGACAGTGGCACCTGGACTCTGGTTTCCTTTTTGACTTGACTTTCATTTTTGAAGACACTGACATGCACATGTACGTGAGCAGGAGGTGTTTAGGTGCTTCTACAGATGCTTACGAATGGGGGAATGTTGGGTAAATTGTGTCATGCTGATCTATTGAGTGTGTGACAGCGCTCCAGCGCCTTGACCATAGCCAAAGCCCTTTGGTCCAAAGTTTTTGGCATAGCAACCTGTGTAGAGCACAAAATGGAGTTAATATGGCACCATGACAATGGTAAACAATTTTTTACAAATCATGCAGAAAATGTGAGTGGTATTGTTGCAGATCTCGCCACAATGATTTTAGGTTGTTTCCAGGGCgctgctgttttattaaagactTCACAGAATTCAGCTCCAATTCATAAGCTCATATATAGGTACAGTACATGTCACTTTTTCTAGAAGACtccaatttgttgttgaaatgtaaacattttaatggtgGCTTTTCAAAGTAAAAATATAGTGAGTATGtgatatagtgcatatatttagcaaaatactcCTCTCTAGAGTTAGTTGTTGAGTTATGGACATTGGATGGCTTTTCAGAGGTAACTATAACGTTACTAGccatattattaatttacaagctgttttattgccaCCTTTTTGTGGTTAAAATACTCCCTGctggaaaatgttttgaaaacttcACAGTTTAAatggtttgtaatggtatttgttgTGGAAACATTGCAAACCATCAACTGTTAACAATTAAAACCATTAACTAATGGTTTCCAGAAGCAAGGTTGCCAGGTTCATAGTTTTCCTGCAGAATGGGACTGTTTGTAACTTGTTGCTCACGGTTTAAAAATTTGCCATAATGCATAAATTGAGTTATGATATTTGGATAGGATAGTTGGGCTTTTTGGGTCTATTTTTGATTGGCctttgggctggttttgttactCAGACCTGGCAACCCTCTCTAGTAGTGTGTTTTGGACCAcattccattaggatttagtggttttaacatgCCATCAATAGAAGGTGACAAATTCCCAGTACAGAACCACAGGGACAGTtacagtttacattaaaaccactTAAAGTTTTATCCATATGtgttaaaatagaattttaaagcAGATACTTTTTCATCTCAAAAGTAGCATCTCACAAATCTTATTAACATTATTGGATGGGAGGCACACTGCAAGTGATGTAAAGGGAAGTTTTGTTCATGTATCTGCAGAAAAATCATAGCACAGATATAAAGATCAATCTTGGGATTTTGGATTCGATATTGGTTCATGGAAATGAAGCTTTACTCAGCCCTAGCTGCTTTATCATTTCTAACattttctaggtggttgcttggCATGAATCAGAAGAGAGAAGATAACATTGGATACTCTGCCTTTGCAATAGATTTCTCCATCCTTGTCGGCTAAAGTTGTAGATTCCAGCCCCTTGCCACACTTTGCACATCGGAAACAACCCCTGTGCCATGCCTGGACAGAAGAAGAACACAGTCGCTTAATGAAGACCATATCAAGAGCTAACAGGACCATAACTGATGACTTAGTTAATTTTGGTGCATCATCACAGCATTTCCTCCTGTCATTTCTGCTTCTGGCTTACATTTCCTGCCCCTATGACTTTTTCAGCTGCGTAGACGGCCTTGCTACACCGTGGACAAACATCAGAGCTGCCAAACTTCTGAGCAAGCTTAGATGTGTTGGGGTTATTGGTTGGCTGGTGTTCTTGAGGCCTGCAATCAGAAGAAACACAACACAAGATTCAGATGCTCACCAGATAGTCACCAGATTGGCCACAGTTTGCTAGATTTACAGTAGCAaatctttaaaggaatattttccTCCAAATTTATCATTAAATCTTTAAGATTTGCTCCAAATCCGTAGACATTCTTTCTGCCGTGAAACACAAAAGTAGTTGTTTTgatgaatgttcatgctgctcttttccgtaGAATGAAAATGGAGCTGTCAGTCCATAAagggcaacaacaacaacaaaaaaatctataaaggCATCATAAAGTGGTCCTTACAACCTCTGTAATATATTCCAAAACTTCTGTAGTCatatgataatttttatttactttatgtgAGGAATAGAGGAATTCTCTCTTCACTGAATTCTTCACTGAATTTTTTTGCTTTGCAGCCATGATTAAACTTCATTTTTATTAAGAGTAGCATACATGCTCTgctataaatgtgtaaaatatcatAAACTGTAGTTGGTTCTTTATATCATGATCAAATGATTCCTTTCCATGTAAATGCATGGGTTTTGGCCAGAATAGGCTATGAAGTATACATTATGCCGACAGCCAAAGTCTAATGTTGTGAGTCTAGATGCTAAAAGAATGAAATCTGAAGCAATATTTAAGAATCAAAGTTCAAATTAAGTGTATTCTTACTCCACATGTTTAATTCCCAGTGACTCTCCTTTGTCCATGCTCAGAGTTCCTGCGCCAGCGCCGTAGCCGTAGCCTTTGGGCCCATATTTTTTGCCGTAACAGGCTTTGCAGTAGATCTCATTCTCATGCACGGCTACAGTAGTGCTGTCTAGATTTTTCCTGCACACCACTGAAATGAGAAAGATGAGTGAATATGAAAAGCTACATAGATAAAAGTGTTCTGCAGTGACTCTCAGCTTCaagatttcaaaaacataacaatGACAGTAACCTGGTTACCAAAGCAATATAAATGTGGGAAAGTGTGGTGAGTAAAGgatatcataatatataattgtttgaTAAATATACACTATTTAGATGAGAAAGTAAATTTTTCATAGTttcatattagaaatattattgcTATATCAATGAACTCTACTGTGCTAGTGTTTTGCATTTTGTGATCATAAAGTCTTGTCTGTCTAGAGGAACACCTTGGCAGGGTTCtgtgtttcatttttcattaaaggtgctttgattttttttttttttttttttttcctgcagacagtctgtctggaatgcagAGCTTTTGAGGGCCCAAAGCAAGGTGATATTATATTTCATAAGTGATTTATAGAGACAACCAGAAGAGAGCGCCAGAGAACAATCTAGATAAAAACTGATGTTTCCGCCTGAACTATGACTGTGACCCAGTTCATATATTTTCCATCATTAACATTATCCATAATTAAAAGTAGTTTTCCTGAATTATAGCAGATGCCATTCTTTCTAAATGTTAGAAAAAGGTAGCAATAATGAATTGTAAGGTAATAAATGATCTAGATGCTAATGCTTTATTCAAACTTGTAAACGTATTCGACAGGAGGGTCTGTGGTATCAAGATGCAGTTTTATGACCCTAATTTCACACACTCAAAAGCATTGTTTTAATACATATGTAAGCTATGAAACAACCAACGTCGGACAGCTTGCTCTTTCAATACATTTTTCACTTCAGCACTGAGTGTTGTGCCTGTAGTTGTTCAAAAGATGAATCATTATTAAcagataaattatatattaatcttTATTCATCAGAAAGAGTCTGCTCTTGGTAAACTTTGTTAAACCAGCTGAACTACTGATACTGTGTGGACTCATGGCACTGGACAGCACATGAAAATGAACGGGACTTACTGCACAGGAAGCAGGATCTGTGGAAGCTCTGCCCGTCACACTGCACTTCCTCTGCAAAATACACTGTTTTCTGGCAGCAGCCACATTTGTTTCCACCCCCAAGAGGCattctgtaacacacacacacacacagacctgaaATCACCTACCAgtccctcattcattcatttttggggACATCCCacaataaaaattagaaatattcaaATCCCGAAAATGTGTGTAGTAAagtgtaacagtgtaacagtCTAAACAGTGTAAGTGTAGGCAATGGGAAGACCTGAAGTTCTATACTACATGCatatgtataattatactgtAGATAGCAAAGAAAAACAAGAGAACTTTACATAAAAGTGATGACGTACCACAAGAGAAATGCAATGCCAAAAAAGGCATTGAGATTATTAAAGAATGCATGTCTGAAATCTGAAACGAGGCGGTTCTGGTGTAAAAGCACAGTTGGACTTGCAAAAGCACATACTTGTTGTGATTCCAGAGTACAACTTGAACTTCACTGCTTGGCAAGTTTACAAGTTCCCTTTTGTAATTATGCCTCCCGCTTCACTAGACTAACATTGCAATGGATCTCTGGTCAGCGGGAATTAATTTGATCTGaccttaaataaatgaataaaagtcttGACCATAACCTGCATTAAGActgcaacacaaaacaaaaccaaacagaaatCAGTTGTTTTGTTGTGTCCGGAATCTTTTTGTATTGTCCATAACCTATActaagacacaaaacaaaacaggagtCAGTTTAGTTTTGTGCAGAATATTTTAGTTGTGTCCATGTCCTGCATTAAGGccacaaaacaaaagagaaatcAGTTATTTGCATTGAAACTgaggcaaaataaaacaaaaggaatcaatttgtttgttttgtccagAATCTCCAATGagacaaaacaaaccaaaacaaaccaatgttgctctgtttttagttttttgaccCAGTGGTTTCGGGGTTGTAAAATTTGATTTATGcctacccttatgaaaaagaagtttattcaagtgtgatattagtatacttcttactaaaaataggaaagtatgcttttagtttaatatatatgtacttctcagaaattacattcaagtatacttgacttatacttagaaaaagtcaaaatataagTATTTGAGCTATATTTGTGCTTCAGGAATCCATggtttcattgttatacggtagagggcgctattACATgccttctgtacagaatttccaaaacacaagcgaaaaagaaactaaaacaatagatgcttccacatgtaatctaacacgatcatcagAAATAAAACAggcatcaaaactgtgtaacgtTATGCAATAAAATGTCGACCCATGAAGAGGTAATgactgtcaagctttggggtgtagATGGACTTttgattttttgtatgtttagatattcatataacaaaatatatacaaattaatacctaaatagggacatagtagtactcataaagtatgatgtaaagtatACTTAAAGAAAATTTACAAGTATACAGTACagcataaaactactaaactagtagtttactgagactacaCTTCAGAGTGTACAAAAAAtgctacaagtatttaattagtaaactttCAGTATACCTATAGACTGATTTGGAGTAGACGTAACCGTTACGTCACATGCAGCTGCGTGTGcattgtggtggcagaaaaacactgggaacaagTGGAGGGAAACAGGTAAAATCCATGGAATAGGAGAAAAAATGTATCGtgcctttggatgtcagaatcggaatgctgataatttttatataatattgtcatCAAAGacgccatttgaagctaaacgcaGACATTAAAATGGACAAACTATGGATAAATCCTGCTATGATTACCCTACTTTAAAGTATAAATTCGATTTAAACGATAGGTCTATATGATATTCACATGGGGGACATACTGtattgtattagccctacagttaaagcatgaaatactatttaaacctataacattttacataacatttacctattttctctcacaattctggcttttttttcttgcaaatgcaagtttatctCCTAGATCGAACTTTATAACTTAATTCAACTCAACAATTGCGAGTTTgtcatttctgaggaaaaaaaagtgtgggaTTTTAAACTTATGATTCTGAGCCGAGGGAAAAGGAGAGAATGACAAGTTGATTTTTCTTACCAGAATTACCAGATATAATCTcggaatttaaagaaaaaaatctgaatttttaaatataaactcaattttcttttttattccatggcttgcATAGACTGCtactataagttcacttttaggatagttgcagtacaaactaaaaacatagatgtaaactagttgtgaactcaaagtttactactgttatatttaaagtatacttttaaataaaattgaaagtgggccaatttagtcccaagaagtattgaaaTAGATCACTTACAGgtatactactagtacactgatatttgtatacttgctataTAAAGCATACTTAAAGATATACTTGaactttaagtatacttaataaaataaactttttcggTAAGGGTATACTTTTGCCAGTGAATCATGATATGCTGTAATTGCTGGGAAATGTCTAATTGATTTTGTCCATAAAAGGGATGGTTGGTTGTAATCGAGAAATTCCTGCATAGTTCTGCTGTGTCCAGTCTAAACACTTACTCCGGCCTGACTCCAAACATGTTGGGTTGTCAAGGATGTGAGGAAATGGCATGATTTGGCACACAGCCACACATGCTGATAACATTCTGTATATAGTACACAAGCCTGCTCTCTTATGGCCTTTTCCCTTATTCTGTCACAAACATCTACTAAAATCTACTTCACACTTCCTGTGAGGAATTCTTGAGCTTTATTCATGCCTACAAATCCACCATGCAGCATTAGTCTCATTTCTACATGGACTATATTTGAGTTCCACAAACAATAACCAAACTCACAactacacacataaaaaacaaaggttctttattgccatCAATTGTTAcatgatgccaataaagaaaaaaaaaaaaaaaaaaaaaaaaaaaaaaaaaaaagattggtccttatgattaaaatgttcttccaaaaaaataaataaataaataaaggttccaaTATAGTTCTTCTATGACAAGGGTGTCAAACTCCGTTCCTGGAgggctgcagccctgcagagtttagttccaaccctgcccTGCTACACACAtagcatgtagttttcaaataagcctaaatgacttgtttagc from Cyprinus carpio isolate SPL01 chromosome B23, ASM1834038v1, whole genome shotgun sequence includes:
- the LOC109048632 gene encoding cysteine and glycine-rich protein 1-like — protein: MPLGGGNKCGCCQKTVYFAEEVQCDGQSFHRSCFLCMVCRKNLDSTTVAVHENEIYCKACYGKKYGPKGYGYGAGAGTLSMDKGESLGIKHVEPQEHQPTNNPNTSKLAQKFGSSDVCPRCSKAVYAAEKVIGAGNAWHRGCFRCAKCGKGLESTTLADKDGEIYCKGCYAKNFGPKGFGYGQGAGALSHTQ